Proteins encoded together in one Miscanthus floridulus cultivar M001 chromosome 16, ASM1932011v1, whole genome shotgun sequence window:
- the LOC136513262 gene encoding CASP-like protein 5B2 isoform X2: protein MSGLLGRPGSWGGLVLRVGQTFFAAACIGLMGSSLGFASYTAFCYLIASMGLQMLWSFGLACLDGYAITANKDLTSPILLSLFVVGDWLGVILRGKIRSVYYIQSGVDLLFIKL from the exons ATGTCCGGGCTGCTGGGGAGGCCTGGTTCTTGGGGCGGCCTGGTGCTGCGGGTGGGGCAGACGTTCTTCGCCGCCGCCTGCATCGGCCTCATGGGCAGCTCGCTCGGATTCGCCAGCTACACCGCCTTCTG CTACTTGATTGCATCAATGGGACTTCAAATGCTGTGGAGTTTTGGACTTGCGTGTCTTGATGGATATGCCATTACAGCCAACAAGGATCTCACCAGCCCCATTCTATTGAGCTTGTTTGTCGTTGGAGACTGG CTTGGGGTCATACTAAGAGGAAAGATCAGATCTGTGTATTACATTCAGTCTGGTGTGGATTTGTTATTTATCAAATT GTAA
- the LOC136511016 gene encoding uncharacterized protein: MQARRWAWVRPKIWAGGGAADNSGGARRARDARGYARRVRLDGREKHAGGGRRQGGARSAVEDGKAGHDRGRRWRARRGRRRKAAEAALRGAVANHGQQRGAGGGAALQHAEARRGKGRGVGRGGGLGSRAGAVAGAARRGPGMASGAARRRWRGGDGGAARAVAGERRHCGGRGSRRGAAGSALRGGDGAAGAVAGSAWGGGAATVARRRWCSGGRWRGEGGGTGAGEGAAVARASGGVGGSARLGREGEEERKDASPLDIFEIDVKIYSAEDMPGDSAPEPD; encoded by the exons ATGCAGGCAAG ACGATGGGCGTGGGTTAGGCCGAAGATCTGGGccggtggtggcgcggcagacaatagcggtggcgcgcggcgggcgcgggatgcCAGGGGCTACGCGCGGCGAGTTCGGCTCGACGGCCGCGAGAAGCACGCCGGCGGTGGacggcggcaaggcggggcgaggtcgGCGGTAGAGGACGGCAAGGCGGGCCACGACCGAGGCCGACGGTGGAGGGCAAGGCGAGGACGACGACggaaggcggcggaggcggcgctaCGCGGCGCGGTGGCCAACCACGGGCAACAgcgcggcgcggggggcggtgCAGCGCTACAGCACGCCGAGGCGCGGCGCGGCAAGGGGCGCGGCGTGGGGCGGGGGGGCGGCCTCGGGTCACGCGCGGGCGCGGtggcgggcgcggcgcggcgtgGCCCGGGCATGGCCTCGGgtgcggcgcggcggcggtggcgcggcgggGACGGTGGTGCGGCGAGGGCAGTGGCGGGCGAGCGCAGGCACTGTGGCGGGCGTGGGAGCAGGCGTGGCGCCGCGGGCTCGGCGCTGCGCGGCGGCGATGGTGCGGCGGGGGCGGTGGCGGGCTCGGCgtggggcggcggcgcggcgacggTAGCGCGGCGGCGATGGTGCAGCGGggggcggtggcgcggcgagggcgggggcacgggcgcgggcgagggtgcggcggtggcgcgggcgagcggcggcgtcggcggcagTGCTCGGCTAGggcgagagggagaagaagagaggaaagaCGCGAGCCCGTTAGATATTTTTGAGATCGACGTCAAGATCTACAGCGCCGAGGACATGCCAGGAGACTCGGCGCCAGAGCCGGACTAA
- the LOC136513262 gene encoding CASP-like protein 5B2 isoform X1 has product MSGLLGRPGSWGGLVLRVGQTFFAAACIGLMGSSLGFASYTAFCYLIASMGLQMLWSFGLACLDGYAITANKDLTSPILLSLFVVGDWVTAILSFAAASSSAGVVILFQKDVFFCRRYTHLPCGKYELATAFAFVS; this is encoded by the exons ATGTCCGGGCTGCTGGGGAGGCCTGGTTCTTGGGGCGGCCTGGTGCTGCGGGTGGGGCAGACGTTCTTCGCCGCCGCCTGCATCGGCCTCATGGGCAGCTCGCTCGGATTCGCCAGCTACACCGCCTTCTG CTACTTGATTGCATCAATGGGACTTCAAATGCTGTGGAGTTTTGGACTTGCGTGTCTTGATGGATATGCCATTACAGCCAACAAGGATCTCACCAGCCCCATTCTATTGAGCTTGTTTGTCGTTGGAGACTGG GTAACAGCAATTCTGTCATTCGCCGCAGCAAGCTCATCTGCTGGTGTAGTAATTCTATTTCAAAAGGACGTGTTCTTCTGCAGAAGGTATACCCATCTCCCTTGCGGAAAATATGAGCTCGCCACAGCGTTTGCCTTCGTGTCTTGA